A single Apostichopus japonicus isolate 1M-3 chromosome 11, ASM3797524v1, whole genome shotgun sequence DNA region contains:
- the LOC139976223 gene encoding uncharacterized protein: protein MAASAVSHTPSPRFNSDSSSYTHACSSKDGAHTYCQMKIGDLTEPFKFCSQHSSVSYLKAIAKEKTSLEESFELCSEEDDTIVDDDDYLKSLPEDTTLIALSDEMTVLDMDEDRKPYDAAVRKLKGNLGSVFVLSQDELLALHEAEEERLGSYLNMTPEAADDFRWLCFDIASQRDEEKDKLDYLELGRKAIEYEQEKGKAGSQDRVNCSDVEKWSIKEDPIKEDPSKDLIKKLTPKLEVDLAALMTLTEEEYQELLKDNFALLKELNIPKQIVEDAARFCKEQQASLKKKRELVKFYEEDRRLLEVS, encoded by the exons ATGGCTGCCTCTGCTGTTTCTCACACGCCATCACCACGTTTCAATTCGGACTCAAGCTCGTACACTCATGCATGTTCCTCCAAAGATGGTGCTCATACATATTGCCAGATGAAAATAGGTGATTTGACAGAACCCTTCAAGTTCTGCAGTCAACACTCGTCAGTTTCCTACCTCAAAGCTatagcaaaagaaaaaacttcactagAAGAAAGCTTTGAACTTTGCTCGGAAGAAGATGACACCAtagttgatgatgatgattatttaAAAAGCTTGCCAGAAGACACGACTCTTATCGCCTTAAGTGATGAAATGACTGTCCTAG ATATGGATGAAGACAGAAAGCCTTATGACGCTGCAGTGCGGAAGCTGAAAGGAAACCTGGgttctgtgtttgttttgtCACAAGATGAGTTGCTG GCTTTACACGAGGCAGAAGAAGAAAGACTTGGGTCATATTTGAACATGACACCTGAGGCAGCAGATGACTTCAGGTGGCTCTGCTTTGACATCGCCAGTCAGAGAGACgaagaaaaagacaaattaGACTATCTGGAACTCGGTAGAAAGGCTATTGAATATG AACAAGAAAAGGGAAAAGCAGGATCACAGGATAGAGTCAACTGCAGTGATGTTGAAAAATGGTCAATCAAGGAGGACCCCATCAAGGAGGACCCCAGCAAGGACCTCATCAAGAAGTTGACGCCAAAGCTGGAGGTCGACCTAGCAGCTTTGATGACTTTGACAGAGGAAGAGTACCAG GAATTACTGAAAGATAACTTTGCCTTGCTGAAAGAGCTCAACATTCCAAAGCAAATCGTTGAAGATGCGGCCAGATTCTGCAAGGAGCAACAAGctagtttgaaaaaaaagagagagctGGTGAAATTCTATGAAGAGGATCGAAGGCTCCTGGAAGTTTCTTGA